GTGGTCGAGAATGTAGCGAgacaggcgaagaagacctgTGGTGCGGTATTGGTCAGGGATCCTGGCGCAGACGATAGATTTGAATGACTTACTAAAAGCGAGCTGGTAGACTTCTGAGTATAATCAAAGCAGCCGATTATTCCAAGGCATAACACTGATACAGTCGTGACCGCATATGGATAGACGGTGAGTGGTCGACGGCCAATTTGATCGGTGAGCATGGCCGTCATAATCATTGAAATAAGTTGGACACAGGACAGAATGACGGTGACCAGGAAAGGGTCTTTATTACCCGCATATTGAACTGCAAGAAAGGGTGAGCATCAGAAGGAAGAGACAGCTCAATACGAATGCGGCGAGCTTACAGAAATAGGTAGCATTAGAGTTGAACACTGCCAGCCCAACAAACTGCTGGGTCATCTTTGGCCATCCAGCAATAATGAACCGGATGAAATTGCGGCCCTGGAAAACAGCCCACATCCCTTCCTGCGAGTCTCGCTCAGCGATCCGGCGCTCCTCAACGACTGTGGCACTCATGATCTCCTGCAATTCGGACTGATGGTTAGTAAAAAGGGCGCACAAACGGTGGCATTTCACAGACAATTTGTTCGGACACATCGTAGCCCTCAACGCGGCCGTTATATCTCCTAAGCATCTTGGAGGCCTTATCAAGCTTTCCTTTACTAACAAGCCACCACGGGGTTTCGGGCATgattataaagataataatcGTTGCTCCGACCATAGCCCACTGGAAAAGGTTCTTAGCACATCACTGCGATCTGCTGAAAGAGATTGGCTTTTACCTGTGTATAGATGGGCGTTCGAAAGTCCAGGGGATCCATCGCATGAAGTTGGTTGAGAGCCACCGAGGCGAATATTTGTCCTACCACGAACCAACTGAGCGATGCTCTGGTTAGGAGTATGTTTGACTTCAAAATTGGGGCCGGGGGGCTTACAAACTGTACGCATTAATGAAGAATCCTCTTAACTGGGTCGGAGCGATCTCTGATAGATAGACAGGCAATGTTGATTGCAGCATGCCGACTCCCATGCCAGAGAAGAGCTTCGCCACGAGCCAGTGATCCCATCGGGTAGCAAAGGACTCAATAAATATACTCTGAGAAAAAGGAGTCGTATTAGGACCATGGGAAGATTGCCGATGAATAGGGGGTTAATCGAGCAAAGCGAATATTGAGTCACGACTCACCACTACAAAGATGACCCAGATGATGTAAAATGCCAATTTTCGGCCGTATGATTCCGTCACATACTGGAGCAGCTTTAtagaaaaagggaagagggcGTTAGCAGGTTTCTCATGAGTCAACAGGTAGATATACGTACAACTTGGCCAACCGCCTGACCAGAAGACTGAAGGCCACTCCAAGCGGAGACATACTGGCCTTCGATGACTGTTGTTCCGGGTTTGGCCATCTGTCGGATGAATCCGGTATTGGAGACAAGCCCACCATTGAGATTGATCTCTAGCATAGTGTAAATGTCCTATTAGTTGGACTTCCGCGAATCTTGGATACAATAACAGAGCCATACGGTAACCATCTAATGCGGCACTGAACGCCGCAGCCATTGCCATGATTGAGACGAGTTTATATCGCCTCACCGTCTGCCATATAGAAAGGTCGTCCTCCTTTGACCGCATTACTGGCGCACCTCCTTTGTTTATAGTAGAATGCTCATTCTCTTCGGCAGTTGGCTGTTCGAGCGCCTCAGTTTTGCTAATGCGTGGCTCGTCTGCGGTGACGGCTTGCAAGCTGTCTTGAGAGGCGTGGTGGGTAACCATAGTGATCTTTAGCCGGTATGACTCTTGACCTTAATCTTAATCTCCAAGACTGGCAGGTTTAGTTCAGAGGATATCGTTTCGGCCAAAAACCTTTTGTA
The sequence above is a segment of the Aspergillus flavus chromosome 4, complete sequence genome. Coding sequences within it:
- a CDS encoding hexose transporter; amino-acid sequence: MVTHHASQDSLQAVTADEPRISKTEALEQPTAEENEHSTINKGGAPVMRSKEDDLSIWQTVRRYKLVSIMAMAAAFSAALDGYQINLNGGLVSNTGFIRQMAKPGTTVIEGQYVSAWSGLQSSGQAVGQVLLQYVTESYGRKLAFYIIWVIFVVSIFIESFATRWDHWLVAKLFSGMGVGMLQSTLPVYLSEIAPTQLRGFFINAYSFWFVVGQIFASVALNQLHAMDPLDFRTPIYTQWAMVGATIIIFIIMPETPWWLVSKGKLDKASKMLRRYNGRVEGYDVSEQIEIMSATVVEERRIAERDSQEGMWAVFQGRNFIRFIIAGWPKMTQQFVGLAVFNSNATYFFQYAGNKDPFLVTVILSCVQLISMIMTAMLTDQIGRRPLTVYPYAVTTVSVLCLGIIGCFDYTQKSTSSLLVFFACLATFSTTGASSIGYAYAAEIPQQRLRAQTAGLSLASSNLIALMFSFCTPLMINGPLTKWGVKTGFFFAGTGTVAVIIAWFILPEVTRRTPAEIDEMFEKKVNLRKFKHYVTDVQTHAAEQHEMEAHTRTA